Genomic segment of Mycobacterium botniense:
GCCCTTGATCACTGGAATCAGCGGGCGGATAACCTGCTGGCCGGTGCGGAGTTCTCGGCACGGTAACCCGTTTCGCCACCGGCAGATACGTGGTCGGCGGCGGCAGACAGGCCAGCGTCTTATCCGACACCCGGGCGGGCCCGCCGGGATTGCCCGCGTCATCGGCGAATTATGTTTGCGCACCGACCCGGGCGGTCAGCATTTCGCCTCAATCCTGAACGTTGCCGTCGTTGGCGTGTTGGGATTATCCGGGTTGGTTTGCTGGGCAGCGCCGGTGATGGTGTAGGTGTCGTGGGCGAACGCCGCCTGGGCGCTGCCGGCACCCGAGTCTGCGATGCCGCTGAAGCCGTTGAAGTTGTCGATGTTGACACTCTCGGGCTTCGGCTTGTCGGCTTGGAGGTTGAGCACTGCGCGGACGTGAGCGGGGGTGGCGCTGATATCCATGGTCAGCAACCACTGAAGTTGAGTGCATGAGACGGCTTGTGACGTTCGGGTGTTGTTGTCGACGGTGATCCGCGCGGTTTTCTGCGGCACTGTGTGTCCGGAACACGCGGCGCTGGCCGTCGCGAGAACCAAAGCGGTGAGCACCATGGCGCAAAACCGCTGCGACATCAGGCACCGCCGACCCGCGGGCCGTCGCTGTGGTGGTCGTCGCATCACAGTCACCAGCTTTACGGTTGTCTCGAGGATGGCTTACGGCTTCGTGGAGCGACCCAGCGGGGGATCACTGCACGATGCGGTAAGCACTTCGTCATAAGGCACATCCGACACCTCTGCGGGTTCAGTTACACCTGTGCATAGATACTTGGCTGGCAGACATCGACCGTCAAGAGCTAACAAGTGACCGCAAAACGAAAACCCAGCGCAGGTATCGCCTGATCGGTGAGCGGGCCATCGCCATCCTCATGTCCAGCTCATCGGGGTGGTCAGGGTTTACGCGCTGGCGAAAGCGCACGACGGAAGTGTGAGCGGTAACTCCAACGCGCTGAGCAAACCTGGCGGGGCTGCCACGACATGCGGCACCGCGTTCACTACCCGCATGGCGGTTGCGACCATTGCTCCTGCTCCGGCTTTCATTCCGGGGATGGCGGAGCGTTGCGGGTCACGCAGCGTGACAGCCAGGGTGCAATCAATGTCCGGTTCACCCCGGACGACCACCCGGTAGGACAGATCACCCACGCCCTTCGGCCACTCCGGGGCGATGTCATGGGCCAACCGAGTGACATGTTCGATGACGATGCGCTCACGCCCGGCAATCACGCCGATCGCCTTCATCCGCACAGCAGCACATGTCCCGGCCGCAACGGTTCCGAAAGCGACATCGAAGGTGCGGTTTGTCGTTCTGCGATCGAAGTATTCCCGCACTTCCTGCACTTCGGCGCCCAGGGCATCGGCGATTAAACGAAGTTGACCCTGCCACTCTCCAGCGATCGCGCCCGGAATGCTGACGAACGGCTGGAAGTCGAGCGGACGCCCGAATCCCAGTCCGTCCATCATGATGTCTGCCACGGCGTAGTCATCGTATAAGCCGATTTCGTAAGCATGGATCGACTCGACAACGTGAGATTGCGTCATCAGCACGAGCGGGAGGTAGTCGGCTGCGAACCCGGGCTCGATACCGGACGCGTAAAGCGAGGCCTGGCCCTTTTCTGCGGCGGCGGCGAGCTGCTCGCGCCAGCTAGACGGTTCATAAGCGGCAGGATTGATGAGCCGGGTGGTGCTCGTGGTGACGACATTGATACCGGCTTCCAGCAGCCGGACGTAATCCGGAATGGCGGCGGCGTCACGCTCGGGTGCGCTGGCGGCGTAGACCACGCAGTCCGGACGCAGGCCGATCAGTGAATCAGCGTCGTTCGAGGCGGCGACACCGATGGGTTCGCCGTGGGCGAGTTCACCGGCATCCTTGCCCACCTTGTCGGGGGAATGGACCCATACACCGACGAGTTCGAGATCGGGTCGACGCCGAATCGCCTGGATGGCGATCGACCCGATACCACCCGTCGCCCACACAACCACCCGGTGTGACTGTGATGGCATGCTGTTCCTCCACCTCAGATAATTGCGCCATCTCGGCCCGCAGCGCTGTGCCTGGCCATCGAAGCTACGATCACAACGACGAATCTCGCGGCAGTTCCCGGTCGAACCAGGGCGTTTCATCCAACCACCCTGACCCGTGAAACCGTTCCAGCCGAGCAGACCTAAATTTTGTTCCGACGAACCTATCAACGGCCGAAGCAGACGGTCAAGGGCTTCGGGACCCGCGATAGCTTCGTGCTGACCAAACATTAGGTTATAGTCTGCATAGTCTTAACGGAACTCCACCGAGGAAGCGCTTGCGGCACTCCGGCTCGAAAAGCGGCGTTGATGTTTACGCTTAGGTTCGACATGCGGGCGCCGGAAAAGCATGCTCGGCCGAGCGAGCTTTACGCCGCTGCACTGGAGATGTGCGCATGGGCCGAGACGCGCGGCGCCATTGCGGCTGTTCTCTCGGAGCATCATGGCACCGACGACGGGCACCTGCCGTCCCCGCTGATACTCGCCGCGGCGATCGCCTCACGGACCGAGCGGCTAGCGATAATTCTTGCCGCAGTTCCTATTCCGTTCTGGGACCCGGTCCGGCTCGCCGAAGAAATGAGCGTTTTAGATATCCTCAGCAACGGCCGCGTCAGCTATGCCTTCGGGATCGGCCATCGCCCTGAGGAATACCAGCATTTCGGGGTCGACATGCGTCGGCGTGGGCGGCTCGCTGACGAAAAGCTGGCCTTGTTGCTCGAGCTGCTCAAGGGTGAGCCGGTCGTCCACGAGGGCCGGCGGATCCACGTGACGCCCCGATGCGTGACCGCGGGCGGGCCGCCCATCATGCTCGCGGGTGGCAGCCCGGCTGCGGTCAAGCGGGCGGCGAAGTACGGACTTGGATTTATCTCACAGACGAATTCTCTTGCACTGAAGGAGCTTTACGAGTCGGCGTGCCACGCCCACGGACACGCCCCTGGCTTTACGCAGTTCCCCGACACTAGCGCGCCGACCACGGTGTTTGTCG
This window contains:
- a CDS encoding lipoprotein LpqH, with protein sequence MSQRFCAMVLTALVLATASAACSGHTVPQKTARITVDNNTRTSQAVSCTQLQWLLTMDISATPAHVRAVLNLQADKPKPESVNIDNFNGFSGIADSGAGSAQAAFAHDTYTITGAAQQTNPDNPNTPTTATFRIEAKC
- a CDS encoding LLM class flavin-dependent oxidoreductase; this encodes MFTLRFDMRAPEKHARPSELYAAALEMCAWAETRGAIAAVLSEHHGTDDGHLPSPLILAAAIASRTERLAIILAAVPIPFWDPVRLAEEMSVLDILSNGRVSYAFGIGHRPEEYQHFGVDMRRRGRLADEKLALLLELLKGEPVVHEGRRIHVTPRCVTAGGPPIMLAGGSPAAVKRAAKYGLGFISQTNSLALKELYESACHAHGHAPGFTQFPDTSAPTTVFVADELDRAWNELGPYLLHDALTAAAYRHGDDTVASISRAKTVPELRAAEGPYRIFTTDDAVAYMRGGRSLPLVPLCGGIPPSLAWPYLERAVSASARAHQNS
- a CDS encoding NAD(P)H-dependent amine dehydrogenase family protein; amino-acid sequence: MPSQSHRVVVWATGGIGSIAIQAIRRRPDLELVGVWVHSPDKVGKDAGELAHGEPIGVAASNDADSLIGLRPDCVVYAASAPERDAAAIPDYVRLLEAGINVVTTSTTRLINPAAYEPSSWREQLAAAAEKGQASLYASGIEPGFAADYLPLVLMTQSHVVESIHAYEIGLYDDYAVADIMMDGLGFGRPLDFQPFVSIPGAIAGEWQGQLRLIADALGAEVQEVREYFDRRTTNRTFDVAFGTVAAGTCAAVRMKAIGVIAGRERIVIEHVTRLAHDIAPEWPKGVGDLSYRVVVRGEPDIDCTLAVTLRDPQRSAIPGMKAGAGAMVATAMRVVNAVPHVVAAPPGLLSALELPLTLPSCAFASA